A region of Ictalurus furcatus strain D&B chromosome 1, Billie_1.0, whole genome shotgun sequence DNA encodes the following proteins:
- the cblc gene encoding E3 ubiquitin-protein ligase CBL-C isoform X1, with translation MAGSLMGFVRSLETDSSSSESQPPTCADYKLLDKVLKRLQKLHRLCTDPRLCLKNSPPYLPELVRETVNLMRDIWAPYRGSVSAVPRGDEGEYLRIHVQHLLDKTDRAILLFKEGKEKMFEEKSNYRRNLTKLSLLFSHMLWELRAIFPGGQFQGDTYNLTKTEAKEFWRKIFGHKCIVKWSLFKQHLKNAHNFEEGMEAMALKSTVDLTCNDHVSIFEFDIFTRLFQPWSTLLRNWNHLAVTHPGYMAFLTYDQVQARLEHHRHRPGSYIFRLSCTRMGQWAIGYVTHDCSVIQTIPENTPLYQALIQGFRQGVYLYPNGRDVNPDLTALCMPSQKGRIKVTEEQYELYCEMGSTFQLCKICTEREKDTRIQPCGHLLCQPCLLGWQKSDAHTCPYCRCDIKGTESILVEPYRPTRDTTVGRREEDEEDDDDDDDDDDHEDVELVMKKLAAMKRASQEEYQVPSSSLAPPPLPPKQNMSSPCPSPKPYIGPSRLVKGHRNSSTCSNVPHTENHLNQTEETSDRQLQRDAEQSHTSLSQSGRKGLAPWSGPAHSGKKKKEKRREEVEDRSNLETDLLAQSQKSSQRQRQLSSLTFLEDFNIDMSITKN, from the exons ATGGCTGGAAGTTTGATGGGATTCGTCCGAAGCCTCGAGACTGATTCATCTAGCTCTGAATCTCAGCCACCAACATGCGCAGACTATAAACTCCTTGACAAGGTTCTAAAAAGACTGCAGAAACTGCATAGGCTGTGCACTGATCCACGGTTATGTCTAAAGAATAGCCCACCTTACCTCCCTGAGCTAGTGAGGGAGACTGTAAACCTCATGAGGGATATATGGGCTCCTTATAGAGGCTCAGTCTCAGCCGTGCCACGAGGGGACGAGGGAGAGTACCTGAGGATCCATGTCCAACACTTGCTGGATAAGACAGACAGGGCCATCCTGCTGTTCAAGGAGGGCAAAGAGAAGATGTTTGAGGAAAAGTCGAACTACAG GAGAAACTTGACAAAGCTGTCTTTGCTGTTCAGTCATATGCTGTGGGAACTACGGGCTATATTTCCAGGTGGCCAATTTCAGGGAGATACCTATAACCTGACCAAGACAGAGGCAAAAGAGTTCTGGAGGAAGATATTTGGACACAA GTGCATAGTTAAGTGGAGTTTGTTTAAGCAGCATTTGAAAAATGCTCACAATTTTGAAGAGGGAATGGAGGCCATGGCTCTGAAATCAACAGTTGACCTCACTTGTAATGATCACGTTTCTATCTTTGAGTTTGACATCTTCACCAGACTGTTTCAG CCATGGTCAACACTGCTGAGGAACTGGAATCATTTAGCAGTGACTCACCCAGGTTACATGGCCTTTCTCACTTATGACCAAGTACAAGCCAGACTGGAACACCACAGACATCGTCCTGGCAG cTACATCTTTCGTCTCAGCTGCACCAGAATGGGCCAGTGGGCGATTGGTTATGTGACCCACGATTGCAGTGTTATACAAACCATTCCAGAGAATACACCTCTGTACCAGGCTCTAATACAAGGCTTCAGACAGGGAGT CTACTTGTACCCAAATGGACGTGATGTGAACCCTGATCTCACTGCTCTGTGTATGCCATCTCAGAAGGGTCGCATTAAAGTCACAGAG GAACAATATGAGTTATACTGTGAAATGGGCAGCACATTTCAGCTGTGTAAGATttgtacagagagagaaaaggacacACGCATTCAGCCCTGTGGACATCTGCTTTGCCAGCCCTGTCTCCTCGGCTGGCAG AAGTCAGATGCACACACCTGCCCTTACTGCCGCTGTGACATTAAAGGGACAGAGTCCATCCTTGTGGAGCCATATCGGCCCACAAGAGACACCACAgtaggaagaagagaagaagacgaggaagatgatgatgacgacgatgatgatgacgaccaTGAAGATGTGGAACTAGTCATGAAAAAACTGGCTGCCATGAAAAGG GCATCACAAGAGGAGTATCAGGTTCCTAGTTCCAGTTTAGCACCTCCTCCACTTCCACCAAAGCAGAACATGTCCTCCCCATGCCCATCTCCCAAACCATACATCGGTCCTTCCAGGCTGGTTAAAGGTCACAGAAACTCA AGTACCTGTAGCAATGTGCCACATACAGAAAACCATCTAAATCAGACTGAGGAAACCTCAGAcag ACAGCTGCAGCGTGATGCTGAGCAGAGCCATACATCACTCTCCCAGTCAGGTAGAAAAG gtTTAGCCCCATGGTCAGGGCCTGCACATtcaggaaaaaagaagaaagagaaaagaagggaggaggtggaggacaGGAGCAATTTGGAAACAGATTTGCTAGCACAAAGTCAAAAAAGCTCTCAGAGACAAAGACAGCTCTCATCTTTGACATTCCTGGAGGATTTCAACATAGACATGAGTATAACGAAAAACTGA
- the cblc gene encoding E3 ubiquitin-protein ligase CBL-C isoform X2 gives MAGSLMGFVRSLETDSSSSESQPPTCADYKLLDKVLKRLQKLHRLCTDPRLCLKNSPPYLPELVRETVNLMRDIWAPYRGSVSAVPRGDEGEYLRIHVQHLLDKTDRAILLFKEGKEKMFEEKSNYRRNLTKLSLLFSHMLWELRAIFPGGQFQGDTYNLTKTEAKEFWRKIFGHKCIVKWSLFKQHLKNAHNFEEGMEAMALKSTVDLTCNDHVSIFEFDIFTRLFQPWSTLLRNWNHLAVTHPGYMAFLTYDQVQARLEHHRHRPGSYIFRLSCTRMGQWAIGYVTHDCSVIQTIPENTPLYQALIQGFRQGVYLYPNGRDVNPDLTALCMPSQKGRIKVTEEQYELYCEMGSTFQLCKICTEREKDTRIQPCGHLLCQPCLLGWQKSDAHTCPYCRCDIKGTESILVEPYRPTRDTTVGRREEDEEDDDDDDDDDDHEDVELVMKKLAAMKRASQEEYQVPSSSLAPPPLPPKQNMSSPCPSPKPYIGPSRLVKGHRNSSTCSNVPHTENHLNQTEETSDSCSVMLSRAIHHSPSQVEKV, from the exons ATGGCTGGAAGTTTGATGGGATTCGTCCGAAGCCTCGAGACTGATTCATCTAGCTCTGAATCTCAGCCACCAACATGCGCAGACTATAAACTCCTTGACAAGGTTCTAAAAAGACTGCAGAAACTGCATAGGCTGTGCACTGATCCACGGTTATGTCTAAAGAATAGCCCACCTTACCTCCCTGAGCTAGTGAGGGAGACTGTAAACCTCATGAGGGATATATGGGCTCCTTATAGAGGCTCAGTCTCAGCCGTGCCACGAGGGGACGAGGGAGAGTACCTGAGGATCCATGTCCAACACTTGCTGGATAAGACAGACAGGGCCATCCTGCTGTTCAAGGAGGGCAAAGAGAAGATGTTTGAGGAAAAGTCGAACTACAG GAGAAACTTGACAAAGCTGTCTTTGCTGTTCAGTCATATGCTGTGGGAACTACGGGCTATATTTCCAGGTGGCCAATTTCAGGGAGATACCTATAACCTGACCAAGACAGAGGCAAAAGAGTTCTGGAGGAAGATATTTGGACACAA GTGCATAGTTAAGTGGAGTTTGTTTAAGCAGCATTTGAAAAATGCTCACAATTTTGAAGAGGGAATGGAGGCCATGGCTCTGAAATCAACAGTTGACCTCACTTGTAATGATCACGTTTCTATCTTTGAGTTTGACATCTTCACCAGACTGTTTCAG CCATGGTCAACACTGCTGAGGAACTGGAATCATTTAGCAGTGACTCACCCAGGTTACATGGCCTTTCTCACTTATGACCAAGTACAAGCCAGACTGGAACACCACAGACATCGTCCTGGCAG cTACATCTTTCGTCTCAGCTGCACCAGAATGGGCCAGTGGGCGATTGGTTATGTGACCCACGATTGCAGTGTTATACAAACCATTCCAGAGAATACACCTCTGTACCAGGCTCTAATACAAGGCTTCAGACAGGGAGT CTACTTGTACCCAAATGGACGTGATGTGAACCCTGATCTCACTGCTCTGTGTATGCCATCTCAGAAGGGTCGCATTAAAGTCACAGAG GAACAATATGAGTTATACTGTGAAATGGGCAGCACATTTCAGCTGTGTAAGATttgtacagagagagaaaaggacacACGCATTCAGCCCTGTGGACATCTGCTTTGCCAGCCCTGTCTCCTCGGCTGGCAG AAGTCAGATGCACACACCTGCCCTTACTGCCGCTGTGACATTAAAGGGACAGAGTCCATCCTTGTGGAGCCATATCGGCCCACAAGAGACACCACAgtaggaagaagagaagaagacgaggaagatgatgatgacgacgatgatgatgacgaccaTGAAGATGTGGAACTAGTCATGAAAAAACTGGCTGCCATGAAAAGG GCATCACAAGAGGAGTATCAGGTTCCTAGTTCCAGTTTAGCACCTCCTCCACTTCCACCAAAGCAGAACATGTCCTCCCCATGCCCATCTCCCAAACCATACATCGGTCCTTCCAGGCTGGTTAAAGGTCACAGAAACTCA AGTACCTGTAGCAATGTGCCACATACAGAAAACCATCTAAATCAGACTGAGGAAACCTCAGAcag CTGCAGCGTGATGCTGAGCAGAGCCATACATCACTCTCCCAGTCAGGTAGAAAAG gtTTAG